Part of the Candidatus Zixiibacteriota bacterium genome, GGGAATTCTATCAACATTTCTGAAATCAGACGGTCGCTTTGCGGAACTTCTCTGGATTCCTGACGGCGGCTCCAAATACCCGTATCAGAGTCTTAACGGAAGCGACCCGCGCGTCTATATAAAAATGAACGGCAGCGAGGTATTCAAACATGCCGTCCGGATGATGGGGGACGCCTCTTTGAAGGTTCTGGAAGATGCCGGCTTGACGGGTGAAGATGTCACCCTGATGGTGCCGCACCAGGCGAATATCCGTATCATAGAATCGACCGCCAAGAGAGTGGGGATTCCTATGGAAAAGGTGTACCTCAACATTGCATATTACGGCAACACCTCGGCGGCATCGGTTCCGCTGGCGCTGGATGAAGCGCTGCGGAACGGCAAAGTAAAGGAAAACGACATTATACTGATGGCGGCATTCGGCGGGGGATTGACCTGGTCGGCGGCCGTGGTCAGGTGGTAAATATATGAATAGAATTGGAATCGTCTTTCCGGGTCAGGCATCGCAGTATGTCGGGATGGGGCGTGACCTGTACGATGCGGACGCCCGGGTTCGTCGGCTGTACGAGGTCGCTTCAGATCGGCTCGGCGAAGATATTGCCAAACTCTCATTTGAAGGTCCGGCAGAGCGATTGAAAGAAACCCGTTTCACGCAGCCGGCGATACTGCTGCATTCGCTTTCGGTTCTGACGGTAATGAATGACGATATTCCTGCCGCAGCGTTGACGGCGGGGCACTCTCTCGGTGAGTACGCCTCTCTGGCGCTAACCAAGATTATAAGTTACGAAGAATCTGTTCTGGCGGTTATCCGGCGCGCGACACTTATGGAAGAGGCGTGCCGAAAGAATCCGGGAACGATGGCGGCGGTCATGGGGCTCGAGGAAGAGCAGATTGTCGATATCTGCAAACGGGCTTCTGTTAAAGGAGTGGTTGTGCCGGCGAATTTTAATTCTTCCAATCAAGTGGTGATTTCCGGTTCGCTTGATGGGGTCGAAGAAGCCGGCCGCCTTTGCAGGGAAACCGGAGCAAAGAGAGTGATTCCGCTTCAGGTGGGAGGCGCTTTTCATTCCCCGCTGATGGAATCGGCGACCGCCGGTATGAAAGAATACCTGGAGGCGCTGAAATTCCAAGAACCGCAAACAGGGCTGGTGCCAAATGTAACGGGAACGGTGGAAAGAAAGCCGGACAGAATTAAAGAACTGCTGGTGGCGCAACTTACTGCCCCGGTGCGATGGTATCAGACTATGAAGTATTTCCGGGATAATGGAATCGATACTCTTATCGAGATTGGTCCCGGAAAAGTTCTCACCGGTTTGGCAAAACGAGAATTGGATGGCGCGCAGATGATTAATCTTGACACGATGCAGGATATTCAGAATTTTGTTGCCGCCGCGGCGAAGTGAATTATGAAAAGATTTGAGAATAAAACGGCACTGGTTACCGGCTCGGCGCGAGGTATCGGCAAGGCTATAGCATACAGGCTGGGAACCGAGGGAGCAAAGGTGGTCATTTCCGATGTCCTGTTTGACCTGGCATCGGCAACGGCGGAGGAATTCCGCCGCGCCGGGTTTGAATCCCACGCGGTCAAAGCCGATGTCACCAAGGCTGATGATGTGGCGTCACTGGTTGAAGAAACGGTGACCCGGTTCGGCACCCTCGATATTGTGGTCAATAACGCCGGCATCACCCGGGACACGCTGTTGCTTCGTATGTCGGAGGCCGACTGGGACCTGGTGCTCAATATAAATCTTAAAGGGGCGTTTTTGATGACGCAGGCGGCGGCCAAAGTAATGATAAAACAGCGCTCCGGCAGAATCATAAATATTTCTTCGGTGGTCGGAAGGATGGGCAATGCCGGGCAGGCCAACTATGCCTCCAGTAAAGCCGGTTTGCTCGGTCTGACCAAGTCGGCCGCCAAGGAGCTGGCTTCGCGCGGTATAACCGTCAATGCCGTCGCCCCCGGCTATATCGCCACCGAAATGACAGAGAAATTATCTGATGCCGCGAAAGAGGCATTTCTAAATAATATTCCGTTAAAAAGGCCCGGAACACCCGACGATATCGCCGGCGTAGTGGCGTTTCTTGCTTCAGAGGACGCCGCCTACCTGACCGGTCAGGTCATCGGTGTGGACGGCGGGCTTCTCATGTAGAGAGCAATGCTAAACTGATAAAAGAAGGAGTGTGACCATGTCCTCAGACATTGAACAGAAAGTAAAGGAGATAATCGTTGAGCAGCTGGGCGTCGATGCCGCCCAGGTAACCGAATCGGCCCGTTTTGTCGAAGACTTGAGCGCTGATTCATTGGATACGGTGGAGTTGGTGATGGCTCTCGAGGAAGAGTTTTCTCTGGAAATTCCCGATGAGGATGCCGAAAAGATTACCTCCGTCGGCGACGCCGTCAATTATATAAAGGCTCATGTTAAGTAGCCGCACCCTAAAGGGGAATTGATAACATGAAATCTGTCAGAACGGTTGTAACCGGCATCGGTGTGGTTACTCCGCTCGGCTGCGACACCGGCAATTTCTGGCAAGCGCTGGTGGCGGGCCGAAGCGGTGTGGGGAAAATAAGCCGATTCGATGTGAGCGCCTACCCGACCCAGATTGCGGCGGAAGTCAAGGAATTTGACGAGAGCCGTTTTCTGGACAAGAAGGAAGCCCGTCGGATGGACCAGTCGGAGCAATATGCCATCGGCGCCAGCCAACTGGCAATTGATGATTCCGGCCTCGACCTCGCCAAAACCGACCTTGACCGCGCCGGGGTCGTCATCGGTTCCGGAATCGGAGGAATTTCGACCTTTGAGCAGCAGCATAAGACGCTGCTCAATTCCGGACCGGGACGGGTCTCCCCTTTCTTTATCCCGATGATGATAATAGATATGTGCGCGGGTCTGGTATCTATTCGCTTTGGCTTCCGCGGTCCCAACTATGCCACGGTTTCAGCCTGTTCATCGTCAGCCCATGCCATAGTTGACGCCTTCCGAATCGTTCAGCGGGGTGAAGCCGATATTATGCTTGCCGGGGGCGCCGAATCGACCATTACCCCGACGTCTCTGGCTGGCTTCTGCTCGGCACGGGCGCTTAGCACCCGCAACGATGAGCCGGAACGGGCTTCTCGTCCGTTCGACAAAGACCGGGATGGTTTTGTCATGGGTGAAGGGGCGGCGATTGTAGTTCTGGAGTCACTGGAATCGGCGCAGGCGCGCGGGGCAAAAATCTACGCGGAAATTATCGGCGCCGGTATGACCTCCGATGCCCATCATATAACGGCTCCGCTTCCTGATGGCGGCGGCGCTCGCCGGGCTATTCAGGCGGCCTTGAATGATGCCAATGTTAAACCGGACGAAATCGGCTATATCAACAGCCACGGCACTGCCACTGA contains:
- the fabD gene encoding ACP S-malonyltransferase yields the protein MNRIGIVFPGQASQYVGMGRDLYDADARVRRLYEVASDRLGEDIAKLSFEGPAERLKETRFTQPAILLHSLSVLTVMNDDIPAAALTAGHSLGEYASLALTKIISYEESVLAVIRRATLMEEACRKNPGTMAAVMGLEEEQIVDICKRASVKGVVVPANFNSSNQVVISGSLDGVEEAGRLCRETGAKRVIPLQVGGAFHSPLMESATAGMKEYLEALKFQEPQTGLVPNVTGTVERKPDRIKELLVAQLTAPVRWYQTMKYFRDNGIDTLIEIGPGKVLTGLAKRELDGAQMINLDTMQDIQNFVAAAAK
- the fabG gene encoding 3-oxoacyl-[acyl-carrier-protein] reductase — its product is MKRFENKTALVTGSARGIGKAIAYRLGTEGAKVVISDVLFDLASATAEEFRRAGFESHAVKADVTKADDVASLVEETVTRFGTLDIVVNNAGITRDTLLLRMSEADWDLVLNINLKGAFLMTQAAAKVMIKQRSGRIINISSVVGRMGNAGQANYASSKAGLLGLTKSAAKELASRGITVNAVAPGYIATEMTEKLSDAAKEAFLNNIPLKRPGTPDDIAGVVAFLASEDAAYLTGQVIGVDGGLLM
- the acpP gene encoding acyl carrier protein — protein: MSSDIEQKVKEIIVEQLGVDAAQVTESARFVEDLSADSLDTVELVMALEEEFSLEIPDEDAEKITSVGDAVNYIKAHVK
- the fabF gene encoding beta-ketoacyl-ACP synthase II; amino-acid sequence: MKSVRTVVTGIGVVTPLGCDTGNFWQALVAGRSGVGKISRFDVSAYPTQIAAEVKEFDESRFLDKKEARRMDQSEQYAIGASQLAIDDSGLDLAKTDLDRAGVVIGSGIGGISTFEQQHKTLLNSGPGRVSPFFIPMMIIDMCAGLVSIRFGFRGPNYATVSACSSSAHAIVDAFRIVQRGEADIMLAGGAESTITPTSLAGFCSARALSTRNDEPERASRPFDKDRDGFVMGEGAAIVVLESLESAQARGAKIYAEIIGAGMTSDAHHITAPLPDGGGARRAIQAALNDANVKPDEIGYINSHGTATELGDIAETKAIKAVFGDYAYKVPINSTKSLIGHLLGAAGAIEFITGILSMRAGVLHPTINLDNPDPECDLDYVPNKARDWKFDIFLSNSFGFGGHNVSIIGRRFNGQL